A portion of the Anser cygnoides isolate HZ-2024a breed goose chromosome 25, Taihu_goose_T2T_genome, whole genome shotgun sequence genome contains these proteins:
- the SYT2 gene encoding synaptotagmin-2: protein MTFKQASMMAPEAAATTVPMATMENSTEAAGPGESKEDMFAKLREKFMNELNKIPLPPWALIAIAVVAGLLILTCCFCICKKCCCKKKKNKKEKGKGMKNAMNMKDMKSGNQDDDDAETGLTEGEGEEEEKEPENLGKLQFSLDYDFQANQLTVGILQAAELPALDMGGTSDPYVKVFLLPDKKKKYETKVQKKTLNPAFNETFTFKVPYQELGGKTLVMAIYDFDRFSKHDIIGEVKVPMNTVDLGQPIEEWRDLQSGEKEEPEKLGDICISLRYVPTAGKLTVCILEAKNLKKMDVGGLSDPYVKIHLLQNGKRLKKKKTTVKKKTLNPYFNESFSFEIPFEQIQKVQVVITVLDYDKLGKNEAIGKIFTGCNSTGTELRHWSDMLANPRRPIAQWHSLKPEEEVDAALGKNK, encoded by the exons CCATGGAGAACTCCACCGAGGCCGCAGGGCCAGGCGAGAGCAAGGAGGACATGTTCGCCAAGCTGAGGGAGAAGTTCATGAACGAGCTCAACAAGATCCCCT TGCCGCCCTGGGCCCTCATCGCCATCGCTGTGGTTGCCGGCCTCCTCATCCtcacctgctgcttctgcatctGCAAGAAGTGCTGctgcaagaagaagaagaacaagaaggagaagGGCAAAGGCATGAAGAACGCCATGAACATGAAGGACATGAAGTCGGGCAACCAG gacGACGACGACGCGGAGACGGGGCTGACGGAGGGGGAAggtgaagaggaggagaaggagccgGAGAACCTGGGCAAGCTGCAGTTCTCGCTGGACTACGATTTCCAGGCGAACCAG CTGACGGTGGGGATCCTCCAAGCTGCCGAACTGCCAGCCCTGGACATGGGCGGCACCTCGGACCCCTACGTCAAGGTGTTCCTGCTCCCCGACAAGAAGAAGAAGTACGAGACCAAGGTGCAGAAGAAGACGCTCAACCCTGCCTTCAATGAGACCTTCACCTTCAAG GTCCCCTACCAAGAACTGGGCGGGAAGACACTGGTGATGGCCATCTACGACTTCGATCGCTTCTCCAAGCACGACATCATCGGCGAGGTGAAGGTGCCCATGAACACGGTGGACCTGGGGCAGCCCATCGAGGAGTGGCGGGACCTGCAGAGCGGCgagaaggaggag CCAGAGAAGCTCGGCGATATCTGCATCTCCCTGCGGTACGTGCCGACGGCTGGGAAGCTCACTGTCTGCATCCTGGAGGCCAAGAACCTGAAGAAGATGGACGTGGGGGGCCTCTCAG aTCCCTACGTGAAGATCCACCTACTGCAGAACGGGAAGAggttgaagaagaagaagaccACAGTCAAGAAGAAGACCTTAAACCCCTACTTCAACGAGTCCTTCAGCTTTGAGATCCCCTTTGAGCAGATACAG AAAGTGCAGGTGGTCATCACGGTGCTGGACTATGACAAGCTGGGGAAGAATGAAGCCATCGGCAAGATATTCACGGGCTGCAACTCCACCGGCACGGAGCTGCGGCACTGGTCCGACATGCTGGCCAACCCCCGGCGGCCCATCGCCCAGTGGCACTCGCTGAAGCCAGAGGAAGAAGTAGATGCAGCTCTCGGGAAAAACAAATAG